From Citricoccus sp. SGAir0253, a single genomic window includes:
- a CDS encoding P27 family phage terminase small subunit, translating to MTTETDPYADLPESWSQSARDLYVNVDAENPAMSSAAEGALWEACTLISSADAMSAEVDRVGLMTTGYKGQPVANPLIAEARQARAAAIAALKSFGVGLNQSGASRAGAALASKRWSRR from the coding sequence GTGACCACCGAAACTGACCCCTACGCCGATCTCCCCGAGTCCTGGTCACAGTCCGCCCGCGATCTTTACGTCAACGTCGACGCGGAAAACCCCGCCATGTCCTCCGCCGCCGAGGGCGCTCTCTGGGAGGCCTGTACTCTGATCTCCTCCGCCGATGCCATGAGCGCCGAGGTCGACCGCGTCGGCCTGATGACCACGGGCTACAAGGGCCAGCCGGTCGCTAACCCGCTGATCGCCGAGGCCCGTCAGGCGCGAGCGGCCGCGATCGCCGCGCTCAAGTCGTTTGGCGTCGGCCTGAACCAGTCCGGCGCCTCGCGGGCTGGGGCGGCGCTGGCCTCTAAGCGTTGGAGCCGTCGCTGA
- a CDS encoding P22 phage major capsid protein family protein has product MSTFAITDSAKVAAEIVGQDLNLAQHMRLDLAANYAAGKGSTVDVRVGGAVVARTKAASDKTTQLVADEIAEQTIPVKLETLAYNKTVLSVQDTTLDLRDFSTQVLAPQCRAIVTHIEREAAAAIQATPATASITYDPADPAKVVTAMRRVLRSNGVPAEATIKVAVGADVYADLLDAAAFDDSGKVRGLEVIESTRLAPAEAAAFIPAAFAVVVRAPAVPAGATAAASVKVDGWALTQIRDFDPGVGAEVSIVESLVKVAPMPLAVDAEDGTVTLVAHGGAVRVDTAPAL; this is encoded by the coding sequence ATGAGCACTTTCGCTATCACCGACTCCGCCAAGGTCGCCGCGGAGATCGTCGGCCAGGACCTGAACCTGGCTCAGCACATGCGCCTGGATCTGGCCGCGAACTACGCCGCCGGTAAGGGCTCCACCGTCGACGTGCGCGTCGGCGGCGCCGTCGTGGCCCGCACCAAGGCCGCCAGCGACAAGACGACCCAGCTCGTCGCCGACGAGATCGCCGAGCAGACCATCCCGGTCAAGCTGGAGACCCTGGCCTACAACAAGACCGTCCTGTCCGTCCAGGACACCACCCTGGACCTGCGCGACTTCTCCACCCAGGTCCTCGCGCCCCAGTGCCGCGCGATCGTGACCCACATCGAGCGCGAGGCCGCCGCCGCGATCCAGGCGACCCCGGCCACCGCCTCCATCACCTACGACCCGGCCGACCCGGCCAAGGTCGTCACCGCCATGCGCCGCGTCCTGCGCTCCAACGGCGTCCCGGCCGAGGCGACGATCAAGGTCGCCGTCGGCGCCGACGTCTACGCCGACCTGCTGGACGCCGCCGCGTTCGACGACTCCGGCAAGGTGCGCGGCCTGGAGGTTATCGAGTCGACCCGTCTGGCCCCGGCTGAGGCGGCCGCGTTCATCCCGGCCGCGTTCGCCGTGGTGGTCCGCGCCCCGGCCGTCCCGGCTGGCGCGACCGCTGCCGCGTCCGTGAAGGTCGACGGCTGGGCCCTGACCCAGATCCGGGACTTCGACCCGGGCGTCGGCGCCGAGGTCTCGATCGTCGAGTCTCTGGTGAAGGTGGCCCCGATGCCGCTTGCCGTGGACGCCGAGGACGGCACAGTGACCCTCGTGGCTCACGGCGGCGCCGTCCGCGTGGACACCGCCCCGGCGCTCTGA
- a CDS encoding NHL domain-containing thioredoxin family protein, translating to MASLQRPQSRIRASELVGRAWLNTGGEELSLESLRGRVLILDFWSFCCINCLHVLDELRPLEAQFHDVLVTVGVHSPKFDHEADPEALAAAVERYDIQHPVLDDPQLTTWQAYTARAWPTLVVVDPEGYIAAHLSGEGHVAGLTSLVEELVAEHEAKGTLHRGNGPYVPPEPVARDLRFPGKAIALGARGTEPGTFLVADTGHHRLVELGADLATVVRTVGGVGAEAAGSDHDGGAGPAATPGTRGLADGGPREALFNEPQGLALLPEDVAAAVGYDVVVADSVNHRLRGVRLADGTVTTVAGNGVQRLIDPERARAAADPDAEETVSLEPFGTDPLQTSLSSPWDVLWSTAEDTLVVAMAGTHQLFSFDPRTGDLAVYAGTGLEGLEDGDPTVAWFAQSSGLAESADGTLWVADSESSALRRVTPAGRDAAEGALSRRVESAVGTGLFDFGFRDGAAGQARFQHPLGVAALPDGSVLVADTYNGAIRRYAPAGVAADGRETEAGVSTVARGLKEPSDVLFIPAGPEGGAASIVVVETNAHQLVRLSVPEEYLQVDEGALQTHRPRTAVAAGELELTVAFEAPTGQKLDDRWGDPTQLKISSSPEELLLAGEGTSTGLARTLRINPDVAEGVLHITARAASCDGEKGQPIPDHAACHLYQQDWGIPVTVHAGAPEDPQVVPETRLDLDLRGIH from the coding sequence ATGGCTTCTCTCCAGCGTCCTCAGTCCCGCATCCGCGCCTCGGAGCTCGTCGGCCGAGCATGGCTCAACACTGGTGGCGAGGAACTCTCCCTGGAGTCGCTCCGGGGTCGTGTTTTGATCCTGGACTTCTGGTCCTTCTGCTGCATCAACTGCCTGCACGTCCTGGACGAGCTGCGCCCGCTCGAGGCCCAGTTCCACGACGTCCTGGTGACCGTCGGCGTGCACTCGCCGAAGTTCGACCACGAGGCGGACCCGGAGGCGCTCGCCGCCGCCGTGGAGCGCTACGACATCCAGCACCCCGTCCTCGACGACCCGCAGCTGACCACGTGGCAGGCCTACACGGCCCGCGCCTGGCCCACCCTCGTGGTCGTGGACCCGGAGGGGTACATCGCCGCCCACCTGTCCGGCGAGGGACACGTGGCCGGGCTGACCTCCCTCGTGGAGGAGCTCGTGGCCGAGCACGAGGCCAAGGGCACGCTGCACCGCGGGAACGGCCCCTACGTGCCCCCGGAGCCGGTCGCGCGGGACCTGAGGTTCCCCGGCAAGGCGATCGCCCTGGGCGCCCGCGGCACCGAGCCGGGGACCTTCCTCGTGGCGGACACCGGCCACCACCGGCTCGTGGAGCTCGGCGCGGACCTGGCCACCGTGGTGCGCACCGTGGGCGGGGTCGGCGCGGAGGCGGCCGGCTCGGACCACGACGGCGGCGCGGGCCCCGCCGCGACGCCCGGCACCCGGGGCCTGGCCGACGGCGGCCCCCGGGAGGCGCTGTTCAACGAGCCCCAGGGGCTGGCCCTGCTGCCCGAGGACGTCGCGGCCGCGGTGGGCTACGACGTGGTCGTGGCCGACTCCGTCAACCACCGGCTGCGCGGCGTCCGCCTGGCCGACGGCACCGTGACCACGGTGGCCGGCAACGGCGTGCAGCGGTTGATCGACCCCGAGCGCGCCCGCGCCGCGGCCGACCCGGATGCCGAGGAGACCGTCTCGCTCGAGCCCTTCGGCACCGACCCGCTGCAGACCTCGCTGTCCAGCCCGTGGGACGTGCTGTGGTCCACCGCCGAGGACACCCTCGTGGTGGCGATGGCCGGCACCCACCAGCTGTTCAGCTTCGACCCGCGCACCGGCGACCTGGCCGTCTACGCCGGCACCGGGCTGGAGGGCCTGGAGGACGGCGACCCGACCGTGGCCTGGTTCGCCCAGTCCTCCGGGCTGGCCGAGTCCGCCGACGGCACGCTCTGGGTCGCCGACTCGGAGTCCTCGGCGCTGCGCCGCGTCACCCCGGCCGGCCGTGACGCAGCGGAGGGCGCGCTGTCCCGCCGCGTGGAGTCCGCCGTCGGGACGGGGCTGTTCGACTTCGGCTTCCGCGACGGCGCCGCCGGGCAGGCCCGCTTCCAGCACCCCCTGGGCGTGGCCGCCCTGCCGGACGGCTCCGTCCTGGTGGCCGACACCTACAACGGGGCGATCCGCCGGTACGCGCCGGCCGGCGTCGCCGCCGACGGCCGCGAGACCGAGGCGGGCGTGTCCACCGTGGCGCGCGGGCTGAAGGAGCCCTCGGACGTGCTGTTCATCCCCGCCGGGCCGGAGGGCGGCGCCGCCTCGATCGTGGTGGTGGAGACCAACGCGCACCAGCTCGTGCGGCTGTCCGTGCCGGAGGAGTACCTGCAGGTGGATGAGGGTGCCCTCCAGACCCACCGGCCGCGCACCGCGGTGGCCGCCGGCGAGCTCGAGCTCACGGTCGCCTTCGAGGCCCCGACCGGCCAGAAGCTGGACGACCGCTGGGGCGATCCCACGCAGCTGAAGATCTCCTCCTCCCCGGAGGAGCTGCTGCTGGCGGGGGAGGGCACCTCCACCGGCCTGGCCCGGACGCTGCGGATCAACCCGGACGTGGCCGAGGGCGTCCTGCACATCACCGCGCGGGCCGCCTCCTGCGACGGCGAGAAGGGCCAGCCCATCCCGGACCACGCGGCCTGCCACCTGTACCAGCAGGACTGGGGCATCCCCGTCACGGTGCACGCCGGGGCGCCCGAGGACCCGCAGGTCGTCCCGGAGACCCGCCTGGACCTGGACCTGCGCGGGATACACTGA
- a CDS encoding flavodoxin domain-containing protein — protein sequence MTTLVVASSKHGSTREIGERIADVLRTNKGVTTVVEDTEDAPGWLATVGAVVVALPVYGGRLDKAGKAFLDSRRAELADKSLFILASGAGPELDPRLRATLEAYAPKELGYFRGALVEERLSWSEKLVIRLAKGQYGDFRDWPAIEAWGKSLATRGAS from the coding sequence ATGACCACCCTGGTAGTTGCCTCGTCCAAGCACGGTTCCACCCGCGAGATCGGCGAGCGCATCGCCGACGTCCTGCGCACCAACAAGGGCGTGACCACCGTCGTCGAGGACACCGAGGACGCTCCCGGCTGGCTGGCCACGGTCGGCGCCGTGGTCGTGGCGCTGCCCGTCTACGGCGGCAGGCTGGACAAGGCCGGCAAGGCCTTCCTGGACTCGCGCCGGGCCGAGCTCGCGGACAAGTCGCTGTTCATCCTGGCCTCCGGGGCCGGCCCCGAGCTCGACCCGCGGCTGCGCGCCACCCTCGAGGCCTACGCGCCCAAGGAGCTCGGCTACTTCCGGGGCGCCCTCGTGGAGGAGCGCCTCAGCTGGTCCGAGAAGCTCGTGATCCGGCTCGCGAAGGGCCAGTACGGGGACTTCCGCGACTGGCCGGCGATCGAGGCCTGGGGCAAGTCCCTCGCCACGCGCGGCGCCAGCTGA
- a CDS encoding BCCT family transporter translates to MSEVTSVREGTHDEDRPRRQDGDPAPGTGRHAARPAVPDVDPTTDPVTDPVTDPAADPAAVLDRGAQEAAPSTESLAILQDLRRSTISQQVSHRWAQRQGSGLDRLVFGVAGVFVLAFIVWGFAGRDNLAEVSTAALGWVMENTGWIFIGLASLFVTFILWVALGRFGNIPLGQDGERTEYGTVSWVSMMFAAGMGIGLMFYGVAEPLYHYVSPPPGTAEGQTAEAIRTAMATSLFHWTLYPWAMYAVVGLAIAYGTYRLRRRQLISSVFTSLFGTRAVDGAAGRIINILAIFATLFGTAASLGLGALQIGSGLSSTGWVGEPGTPLLVVIVAVLTACFVASAVSGISRGIQWLSNINMVLAVVLALIVFVGGPTLFILNLVPAAIGDFVADLPEMAARTEATGDEALRAWMSSWTIFYWAWWVSWTPFVGMFIAKISRGRTIRQFVIGVLLVPGVVSLFWFCIFGGAAINTQAADRAAGDDSGLARVVDGAPTFSTEGALFDLLGALPLGPVLSAVVAVLAMVLVGIFFVTGADSASLVMGSLSSKGAEHPRRPVVIFWGVLTGAVAAVMLMAGGDEPAEALSGLQRITIVAALPFVLVMLLMCIALVKDLRNDPLVLRRRLAESVVADAIRTGVDEHQGGLFKLVTEHDCPDGDCDSHPDGQGTAPADGRGTAPADGRGTAPADGRGPARP, encoded by the coding sequence ATGTCTGAGGTCACCTCCGTGCGCGAGGGCACGCATGACGAGGACCGTCCCCGCCGCCAGGACGGGGATCCCGCGCCGGGCACCGGCAGGCACGCGGCCCGGCCGGCGGTCCCCGACGTCGATCCGACGACCGATCCGGTGACCGATCCGGTGACCGATCCAGCGGCCGATCCGGCGGCCGTCCTCGATCGGGGCGCGCAGGAGGCGGCCCCGTCGACGGAGAGCCTGGCCATCCTGCAGGACCTGCGCCGCAGCACGATCAGCCAGCAGGTCTCCCACCGCTGGGCGCAGCGCCAGGGCTCCGGACTGGACCGCCTCGTGTTCGGCGTCGCCGGCGTGTTCGTGCTCGCCTTCATCGTGTGGGGCTTCGCCGGCCGGGACAACCTCGCCGAGGTCTCCACCGCGGCCCTGGGCTGGGTCATGGAGAACACGGGCTGGATCTTCATCGGCCTGGCGTCCTTGTTCGTCACCTTCATCCTCTGGGTGGCGCTCGGCCGTTTCGGCAACATCCCGCTCGGCCAGGACGGGGAGCGGACCGAGTACGGGACCGTCTCCTGGGTCTCCATGATGTTCGCGGCCGGCATGGGCATCGGCCTGATGTTCTACGGCGTGGCCGAGCCCCTCTACCACTACGTCTCGCCTCCGCCGGGCACCGCCGAGGGCCAGACGGCGGAGGCCATCCGGACGGCCATGGCCACCTCGCTGTTCCACTGGACCCTGTACCCGTGGGCCATGTACGCCGTGGTCGGCCTCGCCATCGCCTACGGCACGTACCGGTTGCGCCGCCGCCAGCTCATCTCCTCCGTGTTCACCTCCCTCTTCGGCACCCGCGCGGTGGACGGCGCGGCGGGACGGATCATCAACATCCTCGCCATCTTCGCCACCCTGTTCGGCACCGCCGCCTCCCTCGGGCTCGGTGCCCTGCAGATCGGCAGTGGCCTCAGCTCCACCGGCTGGGTGGGCGAGCCCGGCACCCCGCTCCTCGTGGTGATCGTGGCCGTGCTGACCGCCTGCTTCGTCGCCTCCGCGGTCTCGGGCATCAGCCGGGGCATCCAGTGGCTGTCCAACATCAACATGGTCCTGGCCGTGGTCCTCGCGCTGATCGTGTTCGTCGGCGGCCCCACCCTGTTCATCCTCAACCTGGTCCCGGCCGCGATCGGCGACTTCGTCGCGGACCTGCCGGAGATGGCCGCCCGCACGGAGGCCACGGGGGACGAGGCGCTGCGCGCGTGGATGTCCTCCTGGACGATCTTCTACTGGGCCTGGTGGGTGTCCTGGACGCCCTTCGTGGGCATGTTCATCGCCAAGATCAGCCGGGGCCGCACCATCCGCCAGTTCGTCATCGGCGTCCTGCTCGTCCCCGGCGTGGTGAGCCTGTTCTGGTTCTGCATCTTCGGTGGCGCCGCGATCAACACGCAGGCCGCGGACCGCGCGGCGGGCGACGACTCCGGGCTGGCCCGCGTGGTGGACGGGGCGCCGACGTTCTCCACGGAGGGCGCCCTGTTCGACCTGCTGGGCGCGCTGCCCCTCGGTCCGGTCCTCTCGGCGGTCGTGGCCGTGCTGGCCATGGTGCTCGTCGGCATCTTCTTCGTCACCGGCGCCGACTCCGCCTCGCTCGTCATGGGCTCCCTGAGCTCGAAGGGGGCCGAGCACCCGCGGCGCCCCGTGGTGATCTTCTGGGGCGTGCTGACGGGAGCCGTGGCGGCCGTGATGCTCATGGCCGGCGGGGACGAGCCGGCGGAGGCCCTCAGCGGCCTGCAGCGGATCACCATCGTGGCCGCCCTGCCGTTCGTGCTGGTGATGCTCCTGATGTGCATCGCCCTGGTCAAGGACCTGCGCAACGACCCGTTGGTGCTGCGCCGGCGGCTGGCCGAGAGCGTGGTCGCCGACGCGATCCGCACGGGCGTGGACGAGCACCAGGGCGGGCTGTTCAAGCTCGTCACCGAGCACGACTGCCCGGACGGGGACTGCGACTCCCACCCGGACGGGCAGGGAACCGCCCCCGCGGACGGGCGGGGAACCGCCCCCGCGGACGGGCGGGGAACCGCCCCGGCGGACGGGCGGGGACCCGCCCGCCCGTGA
- a CDS encoding FAD-dependent oxidoreductase, with the protein MMITPRVVIIGAGIVGANLADELTERGWTDVTVLDQGPIPLTGGSTSHAPGLVFQTSPSRTMARLAAYTGEKLASLTRGTARAFNAVGGLEVALTEERLAELHRRCNLSTAWGIESCVVDAAEAKALHPLIDEDRVLGALYQPQDGLASSLLAVELLRERTESRGARFLGGVRVTGVERDGGRVTGVRSGDTVFPADIVVSAAGFWGPQVGELMGMDVPLVPLAHQYAFTEEVPGLSGEPEESVGTGNNARLPILRHQGEGLYYRQVGPRLGIGSYAHRPMPVGYDELPAHEGPGRGGMPSMLPFTPEDFERPWRATQELLPALRDVRVRDGFNGIFSFTPDGGSLVGESKDLRGFYVAEAVWVTHSAGVARCVAEMLVEGRSSTDVRELDIARFERVQLEPGYVLETSQQSFVEVYDIKHPLEPRQSPRDLRLAPFHERQVELGAFFLESAGWERPHWYEANRPLLDQLPAEWLPPARDGWASRYDSPISAAEAHATRTNVALYDMTPLKRLEVFGPGAPGLLQGLATGNLDKKPGAVTYTLLVDGGGGILSDLTVARGGQELFQVGANGGIDAAYIARRAREWNEEHPQAPVSVEDTTDTTCCIGVWGPRARDLVQPLTDVDLSNDGLRYFRMATGTIAGIPVRLMRLSYVGELGWEVYADAADGLALWDALWAAGQDLGVIAAGRGAFNSLRLEKGYRSWGTDMDTEHDPFQAGLGFAVRRDKEDYVGREAVERRREETGRPRLRCLTVDDGTTVLMGKEPVFVDGRPAGYTTSAAYGYTVHRPVAYAWLPASVAEGDTVQVRYFDRLVDATVAAEPLVDPEMARIKGEGAVVG; encoded by the coding sequence ATCATGATCACTCCACGCGTCGTCATCATCGGGGCAGGAATCGTCGGGGCGAACCTGGCGGACGAGCTCACCGAGCGCGGCTGGACGGACGTCACCGTCCTGGACCAGGGACCCATCCCGCTGACGGGCGGTTCCACCTCCCACGCCCCGGGCCTCGTGTTCCAGACCAGTCCCTCGCGGACCATGGCGCGGCTGGCCGCCTACACGGGCGAGAAGCTGGCCTCGCTGACCCGGGGCACGGCCCGCGCCTTCAACGCCGTGGGCGGGCTGGAGGTCGCCCTGACCGAGGAGCGGCTCGCGGAACTGCACCGCCGGTGCAACCTCTCCACCGCGTGGGGTATCGAGTCCTGCGTGGTGGACGCCGCCGAGGCGAAGGCCCTGCACCCGCTGATCGACGAGGACCGCGTCCTGGGTGCGCTCTACCAGCCGCAGGACGGCCTGGCCTCGTCCCTGCTGGCCGTCGAGCTGCTGCGGGAGCGGACCGAGTCCCGCGGGGCCCGCTTCCTGGGGGGCGTCCGGGTGACCGGGGTGGAGCGCGACGGCGGCCGGGTCACCGGCGTGCGCAGCGGGGACACGGTCTTCCCCGCGGACATCGTCGTGAGCGCGGCCGGGTTCTGGGGTCCCCAGGTCGGCGAGCTGATGGGCATGGACGTGCCGCTCGTGCCGCTGGCGCACCAGTACGCCTTCACCGAGGAGGTCCCCGGCCTGTCCGGCGAGCCCGAGGAGTCGGTGGGCACCGGGAACAACGCGCGGCTGCCAATCCTGCGCCACCAGGGGGAGGGGCTGTACTACCGCCAGGTCGGGCCCCGCCTCGGCATCGGCTCCTACGCCCACCGCCCCATGCCCGTGGGCTACGACGAGCTGCCCGCGCACGAGGGCCCGGGCCGGGGCGGCATGCCGTCAATGCTGCCCTTCACCCCGGAGGACTTCGAGCGGCCGTGGCGCGCCACCCAGGAGCTGCTGCCGGCGCTGCGGGACGTCCGGGTGCGCGACGGGTTCAACGGCATCTTCTCCTTCACCCCGGACGGCGGCTCGCTCGTGGGGGAGTCGAAGGACCTGCGGGGCTTCTACGTGGCCGAGGCCGTGTGGGTCACCCACTCGGCCGGCGTGGCCCGGTGCGTGGCCGAGATGCTCGTGGAGGGCCGGTCCTCCACGGACGTGCGCGAGCTGGACATCGCGCGGTTCGAGAGGGTCCAGCTGGAGCCGGGGTACGTGCTGGAGACCTCGCAGCAGAGCTTCGTGGAGGTCTACGACATCAAGCACCCGCTCGAGCCGCGGCAGTCCCCCCGCGACCTGCGCCTGGCCCCGTTCCACGAGCGCCAGGTGGAGCTGGGGGCGTTCTTCCTCGAGTCGGCCGGCTGGGAGCGGCCGCACTGGTACGAGGCCAACCGGCCGCTGCTGGACCAGTTGCCGGCGGAGTGGCTGCCGCCGGCCCGGGACGGCTGGGCGAGCCGCTACGACTCGCCCATCTCGGCCGCCGAGGCCCATGCCACCCGGACCAACGTGGCGCTGTACGACATGACCCCGCTCAAGCGCCTCGAGGTGTTCGGACCCGGCGCCCCGGGCCTGCTGCAGGGGCTGGCCACCGGCAACCTGGACAAGAAGCCCGGGGCCGTGACCTACACCCTGCTGGTGGACGGGGGCGGGGGCATCCTCAGCGACCTCACCGTCGCCCGCGGCGGCCAGGAGCTGTTCCAGGTCGGGGCGAACGGCGGGATCGATGCCGCGTACATCGCCCGGCGCGCCCGGGAGTGGAACGAGGAGCACCCGCAGGCCCCGGTCAGCGTGGAGGACACCACGGACACCACCTGCTGCATCGGCGTCTGGGGTCCCCGGGCCCGGGATCTGGTCCAGCCGCTGACGGACGTGGACCTGTCCAACGACGGCCTGCGGTACTTCCGCATGGCCACCGGCACGATCGCCGGGATCCCGGTCCGCCTGATGCGGCTGTCCTACGTGGGCGAGCTCGGCTGGGAGGTCTACGCCGACGCCGCGGACGGGCTCGCCCTGTGGGACGCCCTGTGGGCGGCCGGGCAGGACCTGGGGGTGATCGCCGCCGGGCGCGGGGCGTTCAACAGCCTGCGCCTGGAGAAGGGCTACCGGTCCTGGGGGACGGACATGGACACGGAGCACGACCCGTTCCAGGCCGGCCTCGGGTTCGCCGTCCGCCGGGACAAGGAGGACTACGTGGGCCGCGAGGCGGTGGAGCGGCGCCGCGAGGAGACGGGCCGGCCCCGCCTGCGGTGCCTGACGGTCGACGACGGCACCACGGTCCTGATGGGCAAGGAGCCCGTGTTCGTGGACGGCCGCCCGGCGGGGTACACCACCAGCGCGGCCTACGGGTACACCGTGCACCGCCCCGTGGCGTACGCCTGGCTGCCGGCCTCGGTGGCCGAGGGCGACACCGTCCAGGTGCGGTACTTCGACCGGCTCGTCGACGCGACGGTGGCCGCCGAGCCTCTCGTGGACCCCGAGATGGCGAGGATCAAGGGCGAGGGCGCCGTCGTCGGCTGA
- a CDS encoding IclR family transcriptional regulator — MATLAEGNGGPDAAAEEAEAPGQGGVQSVDRAISVMEILSREGRAGVSEIADELGIHKSTASRLLAALVHRGLVQQDHDRGKYQLGFGILRLAASIPGRLNLVQEGGPILRDLATTFRETANLAVLRSGYAVNVDQALGPATLASQDWIGSLTPLHATASGKVLLAGLPTEERQKVLKKTRLPRFTSQTITSRTALETQLLEVARTGLAFTDEEYEIGLCAVAVPVRDHLGHVIASLSVSGPGFRFSPRDRPELLETLQQAGLDLSWRMGYSAP; from the coding sequence ATGGCGACGCTCGCCGAGGGCAACGGAGGACCGGACGCGGCGGCCGAGGAGGCCGAGGCCCCGGGCCAGGGGGGCGTGCAGTCCGTGGACCGGGCCATCTCCGTGATGGAGATCCTCTCCCGCGAGGGGCGGGCGGGCGTCAGCGAGATCGCCGACGAGCTCGGGATCCACAAGTCGACCGCCTCGCGGCTGCTCGCCGCCCTCGTGCACCGCGGGCTGGTCCAGCAGGACCACGACCGCGGCAAGTACCAGCTCGGCTTCGGCATCCTCCGGCTGGCCGCCTCGATCCCCGGCCGGCTCAACCTCGTGCAGGAGGGCGGCCCGATCCTGCGGGACCTGGCCACCACGTTCCGCGAGACGGCGAACCTGGCCGTGCTGCGCTCGGGCTACGCGGTCAACGTGGACCAGGCGCTCGGGCCGGCCACCCTGGCCAGCCAGGACTGGATCGGCAGCCTCACCCCGCTGCACGCCACGGCCAGCGGCAAGGTCCTGCTCGCCGGACTGCCGACCGAGGAGCGCCAGAAGGTGCTCAAGAAGACCCGGCTGCCCCGGTTCACCTCCCAGACCATCACCTCCCGGACCGCCCTCGAGACCCAGCTGCTGGAGGTCGCCCGGACGGGGCTGGCCTTCACGGACGAGGAGTACGAGATCGGCCTCTGCGCCGTCGCGGTCCCCGTCCGCGACCACCTCGGCCACGTCATCGCCAGCCTCAGCGTCTCCGGTCCGGGGTTCCGGTTCTCCCCGCGCGACCGGCCCGAGCTGCTCGAGACGCTCCAGCAGGCCGGGCTGGACCTGTCCTGGCGGATGGGCTACTCGGCGCCCTGA
- a CDS encoding AEC family transporter produces MVEVLSGFTVIWVIILVGYLTGRSGVLGPHGQHVLSRTAFFVASPALLFETLSAADVEAVLGPQLLVATVSALAAAALYLLVARLLLPRRSASETIMGALSASLVNSANLGIPIAAYVLGDAALAAPVLIFQLAIYTPLYVAALDTATAAEARARREGSAGGRGPGRGHDAGRPPGPVRPLGRWARAWRQAGHIAMNPMIIGSVLGLVFSATGWRLPGPVAESVSLIAGASIPAMLLAFGMSLVGSRPLERAAGRRADVAVASAVKLVVHPALAWLVAGPVLGLEGRDLLTAVVLGSLPTAQNVFVSASRYETGVVTAKDTVLVTTVVAIPAMIAVALLMT; encoded by the coding sequence GTGGTCGAGGTCCTGTCCGGCTTCACCGTCATCTGGGTGATCATCCTCGTCGGCTACCTCACCGGGCGCTCCGGCGTCCTCGGCCCGCACGGCCAGCACGTGCTCTCCCGCACCGCCTTCTTCGTGGCCAGCCCCGCCCTGCTCTTCGAGACTCTCTCCGCCGCGGACGTCGAGGCCGTCCTGGGCCCGCAGCTCCTCGTGGCCACGGTCTCCGCGCTCGCCGCCGCCGCGCTCTACCTGCTGGTCGCGCGCCTGCTGCTGCCGCGCCGCAGCGCCTCCGAGACCATCATGGGCGCCCTGAGCGCCTCCCTCGTCAACTCCGCCAACCTGGGCATCCCCATCGCCGCCTACGTGCTGGGCGACGCGGCGCTGGCCGCACCCGTGCTGATCTTCCAGCTGGCGATCTACACCCCGCTCTACGTCGCCGCCCTGGACACGGCCACCGCCGCCGAGGCCCGGGCCCGCCGTGAGGGCTCGGCGGGCGGGAGGGGCCCCGGGCGGGGGCACGACGCCGGCCGTCCCCCCGGCCCGGTCCGTCCCCTCGGGCGGTGGGCCCGGGCCTGGCGGCAGGCCGGGCACATCGCGATGAACCCGATGATCATCGGCTCGGTGCTCGGCCTGGTGTTCTCGGCCACCGGCTGGCGGCTGCCCGGTCCGGTCGCGGAGTCGGTGTCCCTCATCGCCGGCGCCTCGATCCCGGCGATGCTGCTGGCCTTCGGCATGTCCCTCGTGGGCTCGCGGCCGCTCGAGCGCGCCGCGGGCCGGCGCGCCGACGTGGCGGTGGCCTCGGCCGTCAAGCTCGTGGTGCACCCGGCGCTCGCCTGGCTGGTCGCGGGCCCCGTGCTGGGCCTGGAGGGACGGGACCTGCTCACGGCGGTGGTGCTCGGCTCGCTGCCGACCGCGCAGAACGTGTTCGTGTCCGCCTCGCGCTACGAGACCGGGGTGGTCACGGCCAAGGACACCGTCCTGGTGACGACCGTGGTGGCAATCCCCGCCATGATCGCCGTCGCCCTGCTGATGACCTGA